One window from the genome of Synechococcus sp. PROS-7-1 encodes:
- the dnaG gene encoding DNA primase — MVSARLHPRTIEAVKERADIVDVVGEHVVLKKKGREFVGICPFHDDSKPSMTVSPAKQFYYCFSCGAGGNSIKFLMEFQRQSFSDVVLDLARRYQLPVETVDGPQQERLKQQLSRRDTLHRVLALAAGWFRSQLKVASGADALRYLQDKRGLSDATLEQFELGYAPDQWDGLLKHLQQVEGLDPEHLEAAGLVVPRKGGNGFYDRFRHRVMVPIKDRQGRVIGFGGRSLDGTEPKYLNSPETEVFEKGKHLFGLDRAASAIRKDDRAVVVEGYFDVIALHAAGVTNSVASLGTALSSQQITQLCRCCDGKRIVLNFDADGAGVRAANRAIGEVEQLALQGQLELRVLHLPSGKDPDEFLKGQGAGDYRALLDQAPLWLDWQIEQVLEGRDLSKADQFQRSVSALVELLGKLPQSAIRTHYIQQVSERLSGGQGRLALQLEEDLRQQVQGQRWHGRSARHEKSGEASQRERCEAEILRLYLHCPSYRGAIRQELRKRELEDFALQHHRLLWSCLTELEEGNLGSVRLEAISRGEDRGDELADLDLPRLLTDQLLLENSTLVTRLTPLLEPGELQKVALSRPMEQLRGTAAMLERQKSNKRCRHLLEAWAGQRLQTLERCIAVLIDEEREQQQPQGVDMEQRIQAMFDDLNAEALRFQELYYSERRHILHLDQQRCAGYGDGVAPAASDASAMSA; from the coding sequence ATGGTCAGTGCCCGTCTGCATCCCCGAACCATCGAGGCCGTCAAGGAGCGGGCCGACATCGTTGATGTGGTGGGTGAGCACGTTGTGCTCAAGAAGAAGGGCAGAGAGTTTGTAGGGATCTGCCCCTTCCATGACGACAGCAAGCCGTCGATGACGGTGTCCCCAGCGAAGCAGTTCTATTACTGCTTCTCTTGTGGTGCCGGCGGCAACTCCATCAAGTTCCTGATGGAGTTTCAGCGCCAGAGCTTCAGCGATGTGGTGCTGGATCTGGCCCGTCGTTATCAATTGCCTGTGGAGACCGTCGATGGTCCCCAGCAGGAGCGTCTGAAACAACAGCTGTCGCGCCGGGACACGTTGCATCGGGTGCTGGCGTTGGCTGCTGGTTGGTTTCGGAGCCAGCTGAAGGTTGCATCCGGTGCTGATGCGCTGCGTTACCTACAAGACAAGCGTGGACTCAGTGACGCCACCCTGGAGCAGTTTGAACTGGGTTATGCGCCTGATCAGTGGGATGGCCTGCTGAAGCACCTCCAGCAGGTGGAGGGATTGGATCCGGAGCATCTCGAAGCCGCGGGTTTGGTGGTGCCCAGGAAGGGTGGCAATGGTTTCTATGACCGCTTCAGGCATCGGGTGATGGTGCCGATCAAGGATCGCCAGGGACGGGTGATCGGTTTCGGCGGTCGCAGCCTTGATGGCACCGAACCCAAGTACCTCAACTCTCCGGAAACCGAGGTGTTTGAGAAGGGCAAGCACTTGTTCGGCCTTGATCGGGCGGCATCAGCAATCCGTAAGGACGACCGTGCCGTTGTGGTGGAGGGTTACTTCGATGTGATTGCCCTGCATGCCGCGGGCGTGACCAATTCCGTGGCTTCTCTGGGCACGGCCTTGAGCAGCCAGCAGATCACCCAGTTGTGCCGCTGCTGCGATGGCAAGCGCATCGTGCTGAACTTCGATGCTGATGGTGCTGGCGTTCGCGCCGCCAATCGCGCCATCGGCGAGGTGGAACAGCTGGCCCTTCAGGGACAGCTTGAGCTGCGTGTTCTTCACCTTCCTTCTGGAAAAGATCCCGATGAATTCCTCAAGGGCCAAGGTGCCGGCGACTACAGGGCTCTTCTGGATCAGGCACCTCTCTGGCTCGATTGGCAGATCGAGCAGGTGCTGGAGGGGCGTGATCTCAGCAAGGCCGATCAGTTCCAGCGTTCCGTTTCAGCTCTGGTGGAACTGCTGGGCAAGTTGCCTCAGTCGGCGATTCGTACCCACTACATCCAGCAAGTGTCCGAGCGCCTCAGCGGCGGCCAGGGGCGCTTGGCTCTTCAGTTGGAAGAGGATTTGCGCCAGCAGGTGCAGGGCCAACGCTGGCATGGCCGCTCAGCCCGTCATGAGAAGTCAGGGGAAGCCAGTCAGCGAGAGCGTTGTGAAGCGGAAATTCTGCGGCTTTATCTGCATTGCCCTTCATACCGGGGCGCAATCCGACAGGAACTGCGCAAGCGTGAACTCGAGGACTTCGCCCTGCAGCACCACCGTCTGCTCTGGTCGTGCCTCACGGAGTTGGAGGAGGGGAACCTCGGCAGTGTGCGCCTCGAAGCGATCAGTCGCGGTGAGGATCGGGGCGACGAACTGGCTGATCTAGATCTGCCCCGCCTGCTCACCGATCAACTACTTCTGGAGAACAGCACCCTGGTGACACGTCTCACTCCTTTGCTGGAACCCGGCGAGCTTCAGAAAGTTGCTCTGTCTCGGCCGATGGAACAGCTGCGGGGAACGGCCGCCATGCTCGAGCGTCAGAAAAGCAACAAGCGCTGCCGCCACTTGCTTGAGGCCTGGGCCGGTCAGCGGCTTCAGACGCTTGAACGTTGCATCGCCGTTCTGATCGATGAGGAGCGTGAGCAGCAGCAGCCCCAAGGCGTGGACATGGAGCAGCGAATTCAAGCCATGTTCGACGACCTCAATGCCGAAGCACTGCGATTCCAGGAGCTGTACTACAGCGAACGCCGCCACATCCTGCATCTTGATCAACAGCGCTGCGCTGGTTACGGCGACGGCGTGGCTCCTGCGGCCTCGGATGCATCGGCCATGAGCGCCTGA
- a CDS encoding FAD-dependent oxidoreductase, translating to MHVLVIGGSDAGISAALRIRELDPAIEISVMLRDGFPNYSICGLPFLISGETTGSQSLAHRTSADLQAAGLQVRPHCDVIAVNPSDQRVDLADGDSVAYDRLILATGARSRRPELEGADLPGVFTLRWMGDALRMLTVLEEQQPRRALIVGGGYIGLEMADALHTRGLQVTLIEHNPAVLRTVHPSFGDVIQNGLRARGITVRSGLRLAAIRQMHQALEAELNDGQRISADLVLLAVGAVPANELAESAGVSLGAGGAMVVDRQMRTGVASIWAAGDGVETYHRLLGRNVYQPLGTNSHKQGRIAGENAIGGNRLYPGTLGTQVVKVFDRVVARTGLRDQEARLEGLDPLTVPFECLSHKGYYPGAGRLHFRITGDRRGGRLLGAQLMGPWGEEVSKRVDTFANALFHGMDVDAISDLDLSYTPPLSSPWDPVQMAAQAWEEQCRTLASATIPSNS from the coding sequence ATGCACGTGCTGGTGATCGGGGGCAGTGATGCGGGGATCAGCGCAGCACTCAGGATCCGGGAGCTCGATCCGGCGATTGAGATCAGCGTGATGCTCCGGGATGGGTTTCCCAACTACAGCATCTGTGGATTGCCGTTTCTGATCAGTGGCGAAACCACCGGTTCGCAGTCGCTTGCCCACCGCACCTCTGCAGACCTCCAGGCGGCCGGTCTGCAGGTACGCCCGCACTGTGACGTCATCGCGGTGAATCCCTCTGATCAGCGTGTTGATCTGGCCGATGGCGATTCAGTGGCCTACGACAGGTTGATCCTCGCTACGGGGGCCCGTTCTCGCCGGCCGGAGCTGGAAGGTGCGGATTTGCCCGGGGTGTTCACCCTGCGCTGGATGGGGGATGCCCTGCGCATGTTGACGGTGTTGGAGGAGCAGCAACCCCGCCGGGCTCTGATCGTTGGTGGTGGTTATATCGGTTTGGAAATGGCCGATGCCCTTCACACCAGGGGGTTGCAGGTGACGCTCATTGAGCACAATCCTGCTGTTCTGCGCACGGTGCATCCCAGTTTCGGAGACGTGATTCAGAACGGACTGCGCGCTCGAGGCATCACTGTCCGCAGCGGACTGCGGCTGGCTGCCATCCGTCAGATGCATCAGGCGCTGGAGGCTGAACTCAACGACGGCCAGCGCATCAGTGCAGACCTGGTGTTGCTGGCTGTGGGCGCGGTTCCAGCCAATGAATTAGCGGAAAGCGCTGGGGTCTCCCTTGGTGCTGGCGGCGCGATGGTGGTGGATCGTCAGATGCGAACAGGAGTCGCGTCCATCTGGGCAGCAGGTGATGGTGTGGAGACTTATCACCGTCTGCTTGGGCGGAATGTCTACCAACCCCTCGGTACCAATTCCCACAAGCAAGGGCGAATTGCCGGTGAAAACGCCATCGGAGGGAATCGCCTCTATCCAGGCACCCTCGGTACGCAGGTGGTGAAGGTGTTTGATCGGGTCGTTGCTCGTACGGGGCTCAGGGATCAGGAAGCGCGCCTGGAGGGGCTGGATCCGCTGACGGTTCCCTTTGAATGCTTGAGTCACAAGGGCTATTACCCCGGTGCTGGTCGCCTTCATTTCCGGATCACTGGTGATCGCAGGGGCGGGCGTCTGCTTGGTGCCCAGTTGATGGGGCCTTGGGGAGAGGAGGTGTCCAAGCGGGTGGATACGTTTGCCAACGCTCTTTTTCATGGCATGGACGTGGATGCCATCAGCGACCTGGATCTGAGCTACACCCCGCCGCTTTCCAGTCCCTGGGACCCCGTGCAAATGGCGGCGCAGGCCTGGGAGGAGCAGTGTCGGACCCTGGCGTCAGCGACAATCCCCTCGAACTCCTGA
- the arsB gene encoding ACR3 family arsenite efflux transporter, giving the protein MGVFERFLSLWVALAIIAGVALGAAIPALPEAIASLEVAGINLPIALLIWGMIYPMMLAVDFSAIGGLSRQPRGLLITVAVNWLIKPLTMTALAWLFIRGLFSAWIPAELGDQYVAGMILLGVAPCTAMVFVWSRLSDGDANYTLVQVAVNDLIMVFAFAPIAALLLGVSEVLVPWDTLIAAVGLFVVVPLAAGWLTRVFLNNTTRISRLEQRLKPLTVVCLIGTVLLLFMVQAGSILADPLAIVLIAVPLILQTYLIFWITAQWMRLWGQPRVIAAPGAMIGASNFFELAVAVAISLFGLQSGAALATVVGVLVEVPVMLSLVAIANRNRRLFPV; this is encoded by the coding sequence ATGGGTGTTTTCGAGCGCTTTCTCAGTTTGTGGGTCGCTTTGGCGATCATTGCCGGCGTCGCTCTCGGTGCAGCGATCCCGGCCTTGCCGGAGGCGATCGCATCGCTTGAAGTGGCCGGGATCAACCTCCCGATCGCTCTTCTGATTTGGGGAATGATCTACCCGATGATGCTGGCGGTGGATTTCTCCGCGATCGGAGGCCTCAGCCGTCAACCGCGCGGTTTGCTCATCACCGTTGCGGTGAACTGGCTGATCAAGCCACTCACGATGACGGCGTTGGCCTGGCTGTTCATCCGCGGCCTGTTCTCTGCCTGGATTCCCGCTGAACTCGGCGATCAGTACGTGGCCGGCATGATCCTGCTTGGCGTGGCCCCCTGCACCGCCATGGTGTTCGTTTGGAGCCGTCTCAGCGATGGAGACGCCAATTACACCCTGGTGCAGGTGGCGGTGAACGACCTGATCATGGTGTTTGCTTTCGCACCGATCGCAGCCCTGCTGCTCGGGGTGAGTGAGGTTCTTGTCCCTTGGGACACCCTGATCGCGGCTGTTGGATTGTTTGTTGTGGTTCCGCTGGCGGCCGGCTGGCTGACTCGGGTTTTTCTGAACAACACAACGCGCATCAGCAGACTTGAGCAGCGTTTGAAACCGCTCACCGTGGTGTGCCTCATCGGCACGGTGCTGCTGTTGTTCATGGTGCAGGCTGGATCGATCTTGGCGGATCCTCTGGCCATCGTGCTGATCGCCGTGCCTCTGATCCTGCAGACCTATCTGATCTTCTGGATTACGGCGCAGTGGATGCGGCTCTGGGGGCAGCCGCGTGTCATTGCTGCACCGGGCGCCATGATCGGGGCTTCGAATTTCTTTGAGCTGGCGGTTGCTGTCGCGATCAGCCTGTTCGGTTTGCAGTCCGGCGCTGCCTTAGCCACTGTGGTGGGCGTGCTGGTGGAAGTGCCGGTCATGCTGTCATTGGTGGCGATCGCCAACCGCAACCGTCGTCTGTTCCCTGTTTGA
- a CDS encoding DUF481 domain-containing protein, which yields MVAAPTTTEQQVTIKLKNGDTLKGVLVPDETTEAITILLHPVLGRLRIPATALITEPPAKPWKLSVSGGLSANNTDSDLSAGGTFQLDTSYSEGADKVALKGRATYEVSRDQGENASTTDTNEGDGELRYTRRLGDRLNAYATTTFNYDMLNTIGTDVFVGSAGLGYDLIKNKTTTLNLSVGPSIQQIWGGPGCEADPICGQAFAAGTARAQLEWKPSSLASITVTNSYTGAYVNGIATNNTFSVALKIFPMGNQRLFTSLNGQTIFNALQSPRINNSVSMQLGIKLD from the coding sequence GTGGTCGCTGCTCCAACCACAACCGAGCAGCAGGTCACGATCAAACTAAAGAACGGAGACACGCTGAAGGGCGTACTGGTTCCGGACGAGACCACAGAGGCCATCACGATTCTCCTGCATCCGGTGCTCGGTCGTCTGCGCATTCCGGCCACAGCCCTGATCACCGAACCACCAGCGAAACCATGGAAGCTGAGTGTGTCCGGTGGACTGTCTGCGAACAACACAGACAGCGATCTCTCCGCCGGTGGAACCTTTCAGCTCGACACCAGCTATAGCGAGGGTGCTGACAAGGTGGCCCTGAAAGGACGCGCCACCTATGAGGTGTCACGGGACCAGGGAGAAAACGCAAGCACAACGGACACCAACGAAGGCGATGGTGAGCTGCGCTACACGCGAAGGTTGGGGGATCGCCTGAATGCCTACGCAACAACCACATTCAATTACGACATGCTCAACACGATCGGAACCGACGTGTTTGTGGGGTCCGCAGGCCTGGGCTACGACCTGATCAAGAACAAAACCACAACCCTGAATCTCTCTGTGGGCCCCTCCATTCAGCAGATCTGGGGGGGGCCGGGATGTGAAGCGGATCCAATCTGCGGACAGGCCTTTGCTGCAGGAACCGCCAGAGCACAGCTGGAATGGAAGCCAAGCTCGCTCGCCAGCATCACCGTCACCAACAGCTACACGGGCGCCTACGTCAATGGCATTGCCACCAACAACACCTTTTCGGTTGCCCTGAAGATCTTTCCCATGGGGAATCAACGGCTGTTCACGTCACTCAACGGACAGACGATCTTCAACGCACTGCAAAGCCCGAGGATCAACAACAGCGTCTCCATGCAGCTAGGGATCAAGCTGGATTGA
- a CDS encoding Y-family DNA polymerase, producing MSRVTALIDANNFYASCEQSLDPSLLGRPVVVLSNNDGCIVARSAEARALGIAMGTPYFKAKQALEAQGVVVRSSNYALYADMSQRLMSLLESQVEELEVYSIDEAFARISRPATGDLRPWGRRMRALARRNLGLPIAIGLGASKGQAKLANRLAKVEASHAGLFDLGDCGDRDRWLETIAIEDVWGIGRKLARWCRLRGVRNARELRDMASGPLRAKAGVVGVRLQQELQGHACLPLDLTPAPKQETCVSRSFSRPVTCVEELREAVATYVVRAAEKLRRQNQRAAALSVYTRTSPFVPAFYSRSASTSLDLPSNDTQVLLQAALPLVERIFQPHRQLAKAGVLMQHLQGTEQLQHHLLVPCNAVDQARREVLMRTIDQLNQRHGRGTIQWAACGLHPSWTMRRGQLGRAATTRLSDVPIVQA from the coding sequence ATGAGCCGGGTCACCGCCCTGATCGACGCCAACAATTTCTATGCCTCCTGTGAACAGAGCCTCGATCCGTCCCTGCTGGGACGCCCCGTCGTGGTGCTGTCCAACAACGACGGCTGCATCGTGGCCCGCAGCGCCGAAGCTCGGGCCCTCGGCATCGCCATGGGCACCCCCTACTTCAAGGCGAAGCAGGCGCTGGAGGCCCAGGGCGTTGTGGTGCGCAGCTCCAACTACGCCCTCTATGCCGACATGAGTCAGCGGCTGATGAGCCTGCTGGAAAGCCAGGTGGAAGAACTCGAGGTGTATTCCATCGATGAGGCCTTCGCTCGCATCAGCCGTCCTGCGACTGGCGATTTACGACCATGGGGCCGACGCATGCGAGCCCTGGCACGGCGCAATCTGGGGCTACCGATCGCCATCGGACTGGGAGCGAGCAAAGGCCAAGCGAAGCTTGCGAACCGCCTGGCGAAGGTGGAGGCCAGCCATGCCGGCCTGTTCGATCTCGGAGACTGCGGCGACAGGGATCGCTGGCTGGAGACGATCGCCATCGAGGATGTGTGGGGAATCGGCCGCAAGCTGGCCCGCTGGTGTCGCCTGCGGGGCGTCCGCAATGCGCGGGAGCTGCGCGACATGGCCAGCGGCCCACTGCGTGCCAAAGCCGGTGTGGTGGGAGTACGTCTGCAACAGGAACTGCAAGGTCACGCCTGTCTCCCCCTCGATCTCACCCCGGCACCCAAACAGGAAACCTGCGTCAGCCGCAGCTTCAGTCGGCCGGTCACCTGTGTGGAAGAGCTGCGCGAAGCCGTGGCCACCTATGTGGTGCGAGCGGCCGAGAAACTACGCCGGCAGAATCAACGAGCCGCGGCCCTGAGTGTGTACACCCGCACCAGCCCGTTCGTACCCGCCTTCTACAGCCGGAGCGCCAGCACTTCTCTCGACCTACCAAGCAACGACACCCAAGTGCTGCTGCAGGCAGCCCTTCCCCTGGTAGAGCGCATCTTTCAACCCCATCGGCAACTAGCGAAAGCTGGAGTTCTCATGCAGCACCTGCAGGGCACCGAGCAACTGCAGCACCACCTGCTGGTGCCCTGCAACGCCGTGGACCAGGCACGCCGGGAGGTGCTGATGCGCACCATCGACCAGCTCAACCAACGCCATGGGCGGGGAACCATTCAGTGGGCCGCCTGCGGCCTGCATCCGAGCTGGACGATGCGGCGTGGGCAGCTCGGCCGCGCTGCCACCACCCGCCTGAGCGATGTGCCGATCGTGCAAGCCTGA